In Phlebotomus papatasi isolate M1 chromosome 1, Ppap_2.1, whole genome shotgun sequence, the following proteins share a genomic window:
- the LOC129798503 gene encoding probable ATP-dependent RNA helicase pitchoune isoform X2 produces MTFRERLLKKKIRRREQKYKEFRKKKQNDPEESEEVPEQEESTPKVKKSKKKPSPMKFHVEENPEEIVENPGKKKKKRKAEVAENGESSSEVTVEKQVKKQKKVKNETVEESVENSEQEIDKAPESTPQIVLEDTNFSSLEKHVSQGTLKAVEDMGFTKMTEIQAKSIPPLLLGRHLIGSAKTGSGKTLAFLIPVVELMHKLNFKPRNGTGAIIISPTRELCMQIFGVLTELMANHSQTYGLIMGGANRKVEAEKLSMGINIIVATPGRLLDHLQNTPDFLYKNLTCLVIDEVDRILEIGFEIELKQIISMLPKNRQTMLFSATQTEKTDALYKLALKGNPVYVGVDDEKEVATVSGLNQGYVVCPSEKRFLMLFTFLKKNRKKKVMVFFSSCMSVRFHHDLLNYIDLPVSCIHGKQKQAKRTSTFFQFCNAEQGTLLCTNVAARGLDIPAVDWIVQFDPPDDPKEYIHRVGRTARGLGGSGHAVLLLRPEELQFLNYLKEAKVPLNEFDFAWNKIADVQLQLEHLIGKNYHLNQAAKEAFKAYVRAYDAHQLKTVFDVSTLDLKGVAKSFGFLTPPFVDLNINIKRQRPEKRTGGGGYGALKAMNASQKKTKKVYREAEGQKTRG; encoded by the exons ATGACCTTCCGGGAGCGTCTGTTGAAGAAGAAAATCCGTCGTCGTGAACAAAAGTACAAGGAGTTCAGGAAGAAGAAGCAAAATGACCCTGAGGAAAGCGAAGAAG TCCCTGAACAGGAGGAATCCACTCCGAAGGTGAAGAAATCCAAGAAGAAGCCATCGCCAATGAAATTCCACGTGGAAG AAAATCCAGAAGAAATTGTGGAAAATCCTggcaagaagaaaaagaagcgGAAAGCAGAAGTCGCGGAAAATGGAG AGTCTTCATCCGAGGTAACAGTCGAGAAACAAGTAAAGAAGCAAAAGAAAGTGAAAAATGAAACGGTAGAGGAATCTGTAGAAAATAGTGAGCAGGAAATAGATAAAGCCCCAGAATCCACCCCTCAGATTGTCCTAGAGGACACAAATTTTAGTTCCCTGGAGAAGCACGTTTCCCAGGGCACTCTAAAAGCCGTTGAGGATATGGGCTTCACAAAGATGACAGAGATCCAGGCAAAATCCATTCCCCCTTTGCTCCTGGGACGCCACCTAATAGGATCAGCCAAGACAGGTTCTGGCAAGACCCTGGCATTTTTAATTCCAGTCGTTGAATTGATGCACAAATTGAATTTCAAGCCAAGGAATGGAACTGGAGCGATTATAATCTCTCCCACTCGCGAGCTCTGCATGCAGATCTTTGGAGTTCTCACTGAACTCATGGCGAATCATTCCCAGACCTATGGGCTGATAATGGGAGGTGCCAATCGGAAAGTGGAAGCTGAAAAACTCTCCATGGGAATTAATATAATTGTAGCTACTCCGGGAAGGCTTCTGGATCACCTCCAGAATACCCCAGATTTCCTCTACAAGAACCTCACGTGCCTGGTTATCGACGAAGTGGACAGGATCCTGGAAATaggctttgaaattgagctcaAGCAGATTATCTCAATGTTGCCCAAGAATCGGCAAACGATGCTCTTTTCAGCCACTCAAACGGAGAAAACGGATGCCCTCTACAAATTAGCCCTCAAAGGAAATCCCGTCTACGTAGGAGTTGACGATGAAAAGGAAGTAGCCACAGTCTCTGGACTCAATCAAGGTTACGTTGTCTGTCCGTCAGAAAAGAGATTCCTCATGCTGTTCACCTTCCTGAAGAAGAACAGGAAGAAGAAGGTGATGGTATTCTTCAGTTCCTGCATGTCTGTGAGATTCCATCATGATCTGCTGAACTACATCGATCTCCCGGTCAGCTGCATCCATGGGAAGCAGAAGCAGGCCAAAAGAACATCCACATTCTTCCAATTCTGCAATGCCGAGCAGGGAACTCTGCTGTGCACAAATGTAGCTGCCAGAGGACTGGATATCCCCGCTGTGGACTGGATTGTTCAGTTTGATCCTCCAGATGATCCCAAGGAATACATCCACAGAGTGGGCAGAACAGCACGTGGCCTGGGCGGATCAGGGCATGCGGTTTTGCTTCTGAGGCCGGAAGAACTTCAATTCCTCAATTACTTGAAAGAGGCCAAAGTGCCACTCAATGAGTTCGATTTTGCCTGGAACAAAATCGCAGATGTTCAGCTTCAG CTTGAACATTTGATTGGGAAGAACTATCATCTGAATCAGGCGGCTAAGGAAGCCTTCAAGGCATACGTGAGGGCATACGATGCACACCAGCTGAAGACAGTGTTCGATGTCTCAACGCTGGACTTGAAAGGTGTTGCAAAGAGCTTTGGTTTCCTAACACCGCCTTTTGTGGATTTGA ACATCAACATCAAGAGACAGAGACCCGAGAAGAGAACTGGAGGAGGTGGCTACGGCGCACTAAAAGCAATGAATGCCAGCCAGAAGAAGACCAAGAAGGTGTACAGAGAGGCTGAGGGTCAGAAGACAAGAGGATGA
- the LOC129798503 gene encoding probable ATP-dependent RNA helicase pitchoune isoform X1 gives MTFRERLLKKKIRRREQKYKEFRKKKQNDPEESEEEVPEQEESTPKVKKSKKKPSPMKFHVEENPEEIVENPGKKKKKRKAEVAENGESSSEVTVEKQVKKQKKVKNETVEESVENSEQEIDKAPESTPQIVLEDTNFSSLEKHVSQGTLKAVEDMGFTKMTEIQAKSIPPLLLGRHLIGSAKTGSGKTLAFLIPVVELMHKLNFKPRNGTGAIIISPTRELCMQIFGVLTELMANHSQTYGLIMGGANRKVEAEKLSMGINIIVATPGRLLDHLQNTPDFLYKNLTCLVIDEVDRILEIGFEIELKQIISMLPKNRQTMLFSATQTEKTDALYKLALKGNPVYVGVDDEKEVATVSGLNQGYVVCPSEKRFLMLFTFLKKNRKKKVMVFFSSCMSVRFHHDLLNYIDLPVSCIHGKQKQAKRTSTFFQFCNAEQGTLLCTNVAARGLDIPAVDWIVQFDPPDDPKEYIHRVGRTARGLGGSGHAVLLLRPEELQFLNYLKEAKVPLNEFDFAWNKIADVQLQLEHLIGKNYHLNQAAKEAFKAYVRAYDAHQLKTVFDVSTLDLKGVAKSFGFLTPPFVDLNINIKRQRPEKRTGGGGYGALKAMNASQKKTKKVYREAEGQKTRG, from the exons ATGACCTTCCGGGAGCGTCTGTTGAAGAAGAAAATCCGTCGTCGTGAACAAAAGTACAAGGAGTTCAGGAAGAAGAAGCAAAATGACCCTGAGGAAAGCGAAGAAG AAGTCCCTGAACAGGAGGAATCCACTCCGAAGGTGAAGAAATCCAAGAAGAAGCCATCGCCAATGAAATTCCACGTGGAAG AAAATCCAGAAGAAATTGTGGAAAATCCTggcaagaagaaaaagaagcgGAAAGCAGAAGTCGCGGAAAATGGAG AGTCTTCATCCGAGGTAACAGTCGAGAAACAAGTAAAGAAGCAAAAGAAAGTGAAAAATGAAACGGTAGAGGAATCTGTAGAAAATAGTGAGCAGGAAATAGATAAAGCCCCAGAATCCACCCCTCAGATTGTCCTAGAGGACACAAATTTTAGTTCCCTGGAGAAGCACGTTTCCCAGGGCACTCTAAAAGCCGTTGAGGATATGGGCTTCACAAAGATGACAGAGATCCAGGCAAAATCCATTCCCCCTTTGCTCCTGGGACGCCACCTAATAGGATCAGCCAAGACAGGTTCTGGCAAGACCCTGGCATTTTTAATTCCAGTCGTTGAATTGATGCACAAATTGAATTTCAAGCCAAGGAATGGAACTGGAGCGATTATAATCTCTCCCACTCGCGAGCTCTGCATGCAGATCTTTGGAGTTCTCACTGAACTCATGGCGAATCATTCCCAGACCTATGGGCTGATAATGGGAGGTGCCAATCGGAAAGTGGAAGCTGAAAAACTCTCCATGGGAATTAATATAATTGTAGCTACTCCGGGAAGGCTTCTGGATCACCTCCAGAATACCCCAGATTTCCTCTACAAGAACCTCACGTGCCTGGTTATCGACGAAGTGGACAGGATCCTGGAAATaggctttgaaattgagctcaAGCAGATTATCTCAATGTTGCCCAAGAATCGGCAAACGATGCTCTTTTCAGCCACTCAAACGGAGAAAACGGATGCCCTCTACAAATTAGCCCTCAAAGGAAATCCCGTCTACGTAGGAGTTGACGATGAAAAGGAAGTAGCCACAGTCTCTGGACTCAATCAAGGTTACGTTGTCTGTCCGTCAGAAAAGAGATTCCTCATGCTGTTCACCTTCCTGAAGAAGAACAGGAAGAAGAAGGTGATGGTATTCTTCAGTTCCTGCATGTCTGTGAGATTCCATCATGATCTGCTGAACTACATCGATCTCCCGGTCAGCTGCATCCATGGGAAGCAGAAGCAGGCCAAAAGAACATCCACATTCTTCCAATTCTGCAATGCCGAGCAGGGAACTCTGCTGTGCACAAATGTAGCTGCCAGAGGACTGGATATCCCCGCTGTGGACTGGATTGTTCAGTTTGATCCTCCAGATGATCCCAAGGAATACATCCACAGAGTGGGCAGAACAGCACGTGGCCTGGGCGGATCAGGGCATGCGGTTTTGCTTCTGAGGCCGGAAGAACTTCAATTCCTCAATTACTTGAAAGAGGCCAAAGTGCCACTCAATGAGTTCGATTTTGCCTGGAACAAAATCGCAGATGTTCAGCTTCAG CTTGAACATTTGATTGGGAAGAACTATCATCTGAATCAGGCGGCTAAGGAAGCCTTCAAGGCATACGTGAGGGCATACGATGCACACCAGCTGAAGACAGTGTTCGATGTCTCAACGCTGGACTTGAAAGGTGTTGCAAAGAGCTTTGGTTTCCTAACACCGCCTTTTGTGGATTTGA ACATCAACATCAAGAGACAGAGACCCGAGAAGAGAACTGGAGGAGGTGGCTACGGCGCACTAAAAGCAATGAATGCCAGCCAGAAGAAGACCAAGAAGGTGTACAGAGAGGCTGAGGGTCAGAAGACAAGAGGATGA